In Thermodesulfobacteriota bacterium, the DNA window GTGCCGTCCTCCGGATACGCTCAGTCCCGCACCTTGAGCTTGGGCATGGTCTCCGGCTTGGCCGCATCCCAGATCCGGCTCTCCTTGCCGCTGGCCGTGACGTTCTCGTAAACGCCGGAGTCCCGGCGGACCAGCTTGGTGAAGCCTAGGCTCTTGAGATCGCTGGCCGTCTTGGGACAGCT includes these proteins:
- a CDS encoding zinc ribbon domain-containing protein, with protein sequence MPVYEYEHLHAPCADGAVFEVVQSIHAPRLTACPSCGAPVRRLISRVAVSCPKTASDLKSLGFTKLVRRDSGVYENVTASGKESRIWDAAKPETMPKLKVRD